The sequence GGGCGCAGTTCCCCCAGGAACCGGGCGAAGGCCTCCGGGGTTCCCAGTGCCGCCAGTTGTCCGTGAAACTCCAGCGCCCCCTGCTCGTAGAGCGCCCGCACGCCCGCGCGAAATTTTCCGCTGAAGACTTCACTCAGCGCCCGCACCGAAAACAGGTAATGGCCCGAGGACTTCACCCAGCCCGAACCCTCCAGCGCCAGCCCCCCGCCGGTGACGATGCAGTGCAGGTGATAATGGTCCACCAAGGTTTGGCCCCAAGTGTGCAGCACGGCCGTCAGCCCAATTTGGGCTTGCAGTTCGTTGCGTCCAAACTTCAACAGCGTCTGGCTGGCGGCGGCAAACAGCAGATTCAACAGCGCCCGCCGGTTCTGCCGGATGAGCGGATTGAGCGCATGGGGCAGCGTGAACACCAGATGGAAATACGGAATCGGCAGCAACACCGCCTCTTGACGCTCCAGCCACGCCAGTGCCGCCGCACCCTGGCACTGGGGACAATGCCGGTTGCGGCAGGAGTGCGGCACGAAGTGTTCCTGCCCGCACTGCGTGCAGCGATACCAATGACCTCCCAGGGCCGGGGTGCGACAGGCGGCCAGCGCGCCGAGGATCTTGCGGTGAGCCGCGCAAACTTTGAGCAACCCTCGCTCCAGCACGCTCCGTAACACCGCCCCCAGGTTCGGGACGGTGGGCACGTTCACCGCTGGGCCAGCACCGAACGGAGGTCCAACAACTCCAGGGGCCCGGCAATCTGCGCCAGCCGTTCCTGCCGCACGTGCAGATACATCATCGTCGTGAACACACTGGCGTGGCCCAACAGCCGCTGCAACACCGTGAGCTCCACTCCCGCTTCCAGCAAGTGCGTGGCAAAGGAGTGTCGTAAGGCATGAAGGCCCCCTTTGCGCCGCAAGCCCGCCCGTTGGACCGCCGCGTAATACATCCTCTGGGCGGTGCCATCAAGCATCGGACGTTCCGGGTCACGGCTGGAGGGAAACATCCACTGTCGCGGCCGGCACACTCTCCAATAGGCTTCCAGTTCGGCCAACAAGCGCGGCGACAGCAGCGTGTAACGATCCTTCCGGCCCTTGCCTTGCTCGACCCGGATTTGCTTCCGCGCCCGATCAATATGCTCGAACTTCAGATGACAGGCTTCGTTGAGGCGCAACCCCGCCCCATACACCGTCATGAGAAAGGCCCGATTCTTGGGATGCGGAGCGCCGATCGTGAAGAGCTTTTCCAGTTCTTCGATGCTGAAGACCTGCGGACGCCGGATGGTCTTCGGTCCGTGTGGCAACGCCCGGCGCAACGCCTCCACCTCCCGATGGACCACGTGCTCGTAGAAAAACCGGAACGCATTGACCGCTTGATTGATCGTGCTCCGGGAGAGCTTGCGTTGGTCGGCCAGATGATAAACGTGATGGATGTAAGCTTCCTGCGTTCGCTCGGACAAGCCGCGCAGAACCAGTTACACGTCATGAATCCTTACACTCCGCCTTCGCCTTTCGGACCGCCACCGATGATGATGCAGCCGCCGATGCCGCCCATGGGACTGGGCATGGCGCTGGGAGGGTTTGGTCCCATGCCGCCGCCCGGCATCGGCGCGCCGATGGCTTTGCTTCCGTTTCTCTCGCCGATCGCCAAAGCCATCGGTGGAATCTTTGGTGGAAGAAAACGCCGGCCACCGCCGCCACCTCCACCGTCGCCGCCGCCAGCGGCCGGAGCCTCGCCCCACCCTCAACTGAGAGGAATACCAATGGGATCTCACAAACAATGGTCCCCCTCGCCGCAGAATGCCCGGGCGACGAGGGGGACACCAGTTCCCGACCGAGGAGGAAGATGACTTATTGACGAATGCGAAAAAACTTCGCTCCGGCAGCGGTCGAGACCGTTTGGGGGTTGGTTTGGGCGGGCGCGTCGGTCCATGGACCGGTCACGGAATCGGCTTGCTGCAGCTTCCCAGTTCCAGTCCATGAAATCGTGAGA is a genomic window of Verrucomicrobiota bacterium containing:
- a CDS encoding integrase, giving the protein MVLRGLSERTQEAYIHHVYHLADQRKLSRSTINQAVNAFRFFYEHVVHREVEALRRALPHGPKTIRRPQVFSIEELEKLFTIGAPHPKNRAFLMTVYGAGLRLNEACHLKFEHIDRARKQIRVEQGKGRKDRYTLLSPRLLAELEAYWRVCRPRQWMFPSSRDPERPMLDGTAQRMYYAAVQRAGLRRKGGLHALRHSFATHLLEAGVELTVLQRLLGHASVFTTMMYLHVRQERLAQIAGPLELLDLRSVLAQR
- a CDS encoding IS91 family transposase gives rise to the protein MNVPTVPNLGAVLRSVLERGLLKVCAAHRKILGALAACRTPALGGHWYRCTQCGQEHFVPHSCRNRHCPQCQGAAALAWLERQEAVLLPIPYFHLVFTLPHALNPLIRQNRRALLNLLFAAASQTLLKFGRNELQAQIGLTAVLHTWGQTLVDHYHLHCIVTGGGLALEGSGWVKSSGHYLFSVRALSEVFSGKFRAGVRALYEQGALEFHGQLAALGTPEAFARFLGELRPQKWVVYAKRPLAGPKQVLAYLSRYTHRVAISNARLRAAADQTVTFAYKDYADGHRRKTMSLGIEEFARRFCLHLLPERFVKIRHYGLLGNRDRQARIERARQALGVTEQPAAPATEAVAVLGEEAPRLRCPHCGAWALVWIAEQPPLRGPRPTVEIRDSS